The sequence below is a genomic window from Anaerocolumna chitinilytica.
GCCACTCTTTCACCCACTGCCCTGATTGAAAAGCATTCCGCAGATGCCATCCGTTATTGGGCGGCTAATGCGAAACTGGGAACGGATACATTTTTTGAGGAAGAAGAATTAAAGATAGCAAAACGTTTTTTAACAAAGCTCTACAATGGGGCCAACTTCTGCATCATGCATCTGGCAGATTACAACAAAGATGAAATACAAGTACTCAGCCTGCCAGTTGACCGATGGATATTGCAGCGGGTTCATGAAACTACCAGACAGGTTGCAAAACTTCTCGATAACTATGAGATTGGTCAGGCCAGGCATGTTATTGATGAGCTTTTTTGGAAGGATTTCTGTGATTATTATATTGAGATTGTAAAAGAAAGATTATATCAGCCCATGAAGCATGGAGAGATGGAGCGGAAATCCGGACAGTACGCAATCTATTATAGCCTTCTTGGGATTTTAAAGCTCTATGCTATCTATACCCCTCATATGACAGAATATATCTATCAGCAGTATTACCGGACATTTGAGAGAGAAGGTTCACTTCATCAGACCCTTTGGAAGATAGAAGGGGAGGACAGTAATATTCTGGAATTCGGACAGCGGCTTATGGCAGTAATAGGAGAAGTTCGTAAAGGAAAGGCTGAAAAGCAGCTCTCTATGAAAGAGGAGTTGGAAGAATTAATCATTACAACACCTGCTTCCATGGCAAAGTATTTTGCTGCGACGGAGAAAGATATAAAAGCCTGTACAGGAGCAAGAAAGCTAATTATCAGGAGTTAATAAGCTATCAAAAGCGGAAATGTTAATCTAAAAAGCAGGGGCTGTTGCAAAATAGCTAATTTACTCTTTTGAAAGGATTGGGCGTATAATAATACATTTGGCTGCTTTTCCCTCGCTCGTTCAAAACGCTCCGCTTCAAAAGAAGAGCTCGGCCAGTCTACGCGAAATGTATTATTATACACCCAGTCCTGTTTTAGAGTTTATTATGGCTATTTTGCAACAGCCCCTGCTTTTTTTATTTATAGATCTTAAGAAAAATGCTTCCGTCAGGTTGAGTCAGAATGTTTATTCAATAATATAAGCACGTACAATCTCTCCGCAATACGCTGTATGATAATCCCTGTTTTCGCCGTGGTAGGAACCATCAACATCCTGAGGATAGAATTTCTTACGGTCTTCTTCTGAAATTGCATGCTCATCCTGTTTCTGTTTGTAGATAACCCTGCATTCAAGGGTTAAGGGCAGTTCTTTGATAGCCGGAACCGATACAGTATCGGATTCTTCCAGGGTCAGATTGAGTTCTTTGATCTTATCCACAGTATGGCCGGATTTTGTTCCGCAAAAGCCTAATATCTTCTTATCATAGGCACCATAGGGAATGTTGATTGTGAACTCTGGGTTTTTATCAAGATTGCCTTTGGTGAAGCGGTTTTCTCTCACAAAAGTTGTAAATATCGGCTTGGACCATTCAATTCCCAGAGTGCCCCAAGAAATAGTCATGGAGTTTACTTTATCATCTGCCTTCGTAGTTAACAGTACTCCGGTTTTAAGTGCTTTCATAATCTCTGCGGCATATTCGAATACATCGATTTCCTTTTTCATTGCGTTAGCCTCCTTGAAGTTTAATTGCCTCTATGATATGCTAATATGTACCTTGAAGCAAGTATGCACTTTTTAGTAAGGTACTATCCAATAAGATAGTATGTATTATTAATAAGTATTCTGGTTCAGATTTACGACCGCATACTTTATCCCGCGCACATAAGAAGCGTCAGAAGGGCATGAAAGGAGTTAGTATGAAAAACGAAGTTAATGTTAAGCCTTTTGTTTATGCAATGTCTATGATTGATGGGAAATGGAAAATGCACATATTGTTCTGGCTCTGGAAGAATCCGGTTCTGCGTTATGGCGAGCTGAAACGTTCTCTTGGGACAATTACTCATAAAATGCTCAGTACCCAGTTAAAGGAACTGGAAAAGGACGATCTGATAATTCGAAAGGAGTATGCCCAGGTACCTCCAAAAGTAGAGTATTCCCTCTCAGAGAGAGGTTTAACCCTGATGCCTGTGCTTCAATGTCTCTGTGAGTGGGGGAGCTGCCATCTTGAAGATGGTCAGGAGT
It includes:
- a CDS encoding flavin reductase family protein produces the protein MKKEIDVFEYAAEIMKALKTGVLLTTKADDKVNSMTISWGTLGIEWSKPIFTTFVRENRFTKGNLDKNPEFTINIPYGAYDKKILGFCGTKSGHTVDKIKELNLTLEESDTVSVPAIKELPLTLECRVIYKQKQDEHAISEEDRKKFYPQDVDGSYHGENRDYHTAYCGEIVRAYIIE
- a CDS encoding winged helix-turn-helix transcriptional regulator, which codes for MKNEVNVKPFVYAMSMIDGKWKMHILFWLWKNPVLRYGELKRSLGTITHKMLSTQLKELEKDDLIIRKEYAQVPPKVEYSLSERGLTLMPVLQCLCEWGSCHLEDGQE